The Scomber japonicus isolate fScoJap1 chromosome 8, fScoJap1.pri, whole genome shotgun sequence genome has a segment encoding these proteins:
- the LOC128362611 gene encoding serine/threonine-protein phosphatase 2A 55 kDa regulatory subunit B beta isoform isoform X1 has translation MLSPIQVLCSDITTLSLEPEPFASYTEADIISTVEFNHTGELLATGDKGGRVVIFQREPESKFEPFSQGEYNVYSTFQSHEPEFDYLKSLEIEEKINKIRWLPQQNAAHFLLSTNDKTIKLWKVSERDKRPEGYNLKDEEGRIKDISTVTSLQVPVLKPMDLMVEVSPRRVFANAHTYHVNSISVNSDYETYMSADDLRINLWHLDITDRSFNIVDIKPANMEDLTEVITAAEFHPHHCNLFVYSSSKGTLRLCDMREAALCDKHSKLFEEPEDPSARSFFSEIISSVSDVKFSHSGRYLLTRDYLTAKVWDLNMESKPLETYQVHDYLRSKLCSLYENDCIFDKFECAWNGSDSVIMTGAYNNFFRMFDRNTKRDVTLEASRESSKPRAVLKPRRVCAAGGKRRKDDISVDSLDFTKKILHTAWHPTENIIAIAATNNLYIFQDKLNSEMH, from the exons ATGTTGAGCCCCATCCAGGTCCTGTGCTCCGACATCACTACCCTTTCTCTGGAGCCCGAGCCGTTTGCCTCTTACACTGAAG CTGATATCATCTCCACTGTTGAGTTCAACCACACAGGAGAGCTCCTGGCCACAGGGGACAAGGGGGGCCGAGTGGTCATCTTTCAGAGGGAACCTGAG AGCAAGTTTGAGCCATTCTCCCAGGGTGAATACAATGTCTACAGCACTTTCCAGAGCCATGAGCCCGAGTTCGACTATCTTAAGAGTCTGGAGATTGAGGAGAAGATCAATAAGATCCGATGGCTGCCTCAGCAGAACGCTGcacacttcctcctctccaccaaTG ATAAGACCATTAAGTTGTGGAAGGTGAGTGAAAGAGACAAAAGGCCGGAGGGATACAACCTGAAGGATGAGGAGGGTCGCATCAAGGACATCTCCACTGTCACCTCCCTACAG GTGCCGGTGTTGAAGCCGATGGACTTGATGGTGGAGGTGAGCCCGCGGCGAGTTTTTGCCAACGCCCACACCTACCACGTCAACTCCATCTCTGTCAACTCCGACTACGAGACCTACATGTCAGCTGACGACCTGAGGATCAACCTCTGGCATCTGGACATCACCGACCGCAGCTTCA ACATTGTGGACATCAAACCAGCCAACATGGAGGATCTGACAGAAGTGATCACAGCGGCTGAGTTTCACCCCCATCATTGTAACTTGTTTGTCTATAGCAGCAGCAAAGGCACCCTGCGCCTCTGTGACATGCGAGAAGCAGCGCTGTGTGACAAACACTCCAAAT TATTTGAGGAGCCCGAGGACCCCAGCGCTCGCTCCTTCTTCTCTGAGATTATCTCTTCGGTGTCGGACGTCAAGTTTAGCCACAGCGGTCGCTACCTGCTCACCAGAGACTACCTGACTGCCAAAGTCTGGGATCTCAACATGGAGAGCAAACCCCTGGAGACATATCAG GTTCACGATTACCTCCGCAGCAAGTTGTGCTCCCTTTACGAAAACGACTGCATCTTTGACAAGTTTGAGTGTGCCTGGAACGGCTCGGACAG TGTGATCATGACTGGAGCCTACAACAACTTCTTCCGCATGTTTGACCGGAACACCAAACGCGACGTGACCCTGGAAGCGTCCAGAGAGAGCAGTAAACCCCGAGCTGTCCTTAAGCCGCGGAGGGTCTGCGCCGCCGGAGGAAAGCGCCGGAAGGACGACATCAGCGTGGACAGCTTGGACTTCACTAAGAAGATCCTCCACACAGCCTGGCACCCGACGGAGAACATCATCGCCATTGCTGCCACCAACAACCTGTACATCTTCCAAGACAAACTCAACTCTGAGATGCATTAA
- the LOC128362611 gene encoding serine/threonine-protein phosphatase 2A 55 kDa regulatory subunit B gamma isoform isoform X2 — MGEDTDATPTLNHRGFLPDHNYVTEADIISTVEFNHTGELLATGDKGGRVVIFQREPESKFEPFSQGEYNVYSTFQSHEPEFDYLKSLEIEEKINKIRWLPQQNAAHFLLSTNDKTIKLWKVSERDKRPEGYNLKDEEGRIKDISTVTSLQVPVLKPMDLMVEVSPRRVFANAHTYHVNSISVNSDYETYMSADDLRINLWHLDITDRSFNIVDIKPANMEDLTEVITAAEFHPHHCNLFVYSSSKGTLRLCDMREAALCDKHSKLFEEPEDPSARSFFSEIISSVSDVKFSHSGRYLLTRDYLTAKVWDLNMESKPLETYQVHDYLRSKLCSLYENDCIFDKFECAWNGSDSVIMTGAYNNFFRMFDRNTKRDVTLEASRESSKPRAVLKPRRVCAAGGKRRKDDISVDSLDFTKKILHTAWHPTENIIAIAATNNLYIFQDKLNSEMH; from the exons ATGGGCGAAGACACTGACGCCACCCCGACGCTCAACCACCGCGGCTTCCTCCCCGACCACAACTATGTGACTGAAG CTGATATCATCTCCACTGTTGAGTTCAACCACACAGGAGAGCTCCTGGCCACAGGGGACAAGGGGGGCCGAGTGGTCATCTTTCAGAGGGAACCTGAG AGCAAGTTTGAGCCATTCTCCCAGGGTGAATACAATGTCTACAGCACTTTCCAGAGCCATGAGCCCGAGTTCGACTATCTTAAGAGTCTGGAGATTGAGGAGAAGATCAATAAGATCCGATGGCTGCCTCAGCAGAACGCTGcacacttcctcctctccaccaaTG ATAAGACCATTAAGTTGTGGAAGGTGAGTGAAAGAGACAAAAGGCCGGAGGGATACAACCTGAAGGATGAGGAGGGTCGCATCAAGGACATCTCCACTGTCACCTCCCTACAG GTGCCGGTGTTGAAGCCGATGGACTTGATGGTGGAGGTGAGCCCGCGGCGAGTTTTTGCCAACGCCCACACCTACCACGTCAACTCCATCTCTGTCAACTCCGACTACGAGACCTACATGTCAGCTGACGACCTGAGGATCAACCTCTGGCATCTGGACATCACCGACCGCAGCTTCA ACATTGTGGACATCAAACCAGCCAACATGGAGGATCTGACAGAAGTGATCACAGCGGCTGAGTTTCACCCCCATCATTGTAACTTGTTTGTCTATAGCAGCAGCAAAGGCACCCTGCGCCTCTGTGACATGCGAGAAGCAGCGCTGTGTGACAAACACTCCAAAT TATTTGAGGAGCCCGAGGACCCCAGCGCTCGCTCCTTCTTCTCTGAGATTATCTCTTCGGTGTCGGACGTCAAGTTTAGCCACAGCGGTCGCTACCTGCTCACCAGAGACTACCTGACTGCCAAAGTCTGGGATCTCAACATGGAGAGCAAACCCCTGGAGACATATCAG GTTCACGATTACCTCCGCAGCAAGTTGTGCTCCCTTTACGAAAACGACTGCATCTTTGACAAGTTTGAGTGTGCCTGGAACGGCTCGGACAG TGTGATCATGACTGGAGCCTACAACAACTTCTTCCGCATGTTTGACCGGAACACCAAACGCGACGTGACCCTGGAAGCGTCCAGAGAGAGCAGTAAACCCCGAGCTGTCCTTAAGCCGCGGAGGGTCTGCGCCGCCGGAGGAAAGCGCCGGAAGGACGACATCAGCGTGGACAGCTTGGACTTCACTAAGAAGATCCTCCACACAGCCTGGCACCCGACGGAGAACATCATCGCCATTGCTGCCACCAACAACCTGTACATCTTCCAAGACAAACTCAACTCTGAGATGCATTAA
- the LOC128362776 gene encoding zinc finger and SCAN domain-containing protein 32-like encodes MAVHGCQSRGVYSGSSHIVPQLPLVANHRRKLRCQSVVDIKTSSLEQRAMESVRGAFHAQLATVMDSLLAAAVCEIAKIFESSLCEQQAELAQKTQEISILRGRLEKVERRQRAKGGGIEEVEMSTGDREDSLRQKTGNAADMVFNLGKDLSPHLDPAAGLSHGLSSLKEEGTGQDGASVKHERAGSRPTVESVAVQAPEGSLVAEHQRQIDPLSATQAKAKLSHWDQGSRSADHRSLQDQASTPFLSISQSGRCSPRPDPSLAQPGEWLPGLDASRGGVPGLENLQADGTSCSGPASSSTGTDTPCFRPGFGSDETSNEDDDSSFPFLDQEPENQSSNQNSVQGQGVGQREAQQDQPQAPSSESPWRPREDRGGRGPINHTRRVSTFGSRDPLRPQSNSQSLTLRHANNLSHPPAPSGGNGRPYTCPYCTKCFTYPSHQRRHLLRHTGVRLHPCQFCDKSFLTPSELTVHTRTHTGERPFGCTQCGKRFARSGNLRAHQRDVHMGKRPFACTECGKRFAHRGNLRVHNHRVHQGDPYYMDDQQEPDIGPNPI; translated from the exons ATGGCAGTTCACGGATGCCAGAGCAGAGGAGTGTACAGTGGTAGCAGCCACATCGTCCCTCAGCTGCCTCTGGTGGCCAACCATCGAAGAAAACTGCGGTGTCAATCAGTAGTTGACATTAAAACATCGTCCCTGGAACAAAGGGCAATGGAGTCTGTACGGGGTGCTTTCCATGCTCAGCTGGCCACCGTCATGGACTCACTGCTGGCAGCCGCTGTGTGCGAGATCGCCAAGATCTTTGAGAGCAGCCTGTGTGAGCAGCAGGCGGAGCTGGCGCAGAAAACACAGGAGATCTCCATCCTCCGCGGCAGGCTGGAGAAAGTGGAGAGGAGGCAAAGGGCGAAGGGGGGAGGGATCGAGGAAGTGGAGATGTCaacaggagacagagaggacagctTGAGACAGAAGACAGGTAATGCAGCCGACATGGTCTTTAACCTTG GAAAGGATTTGTCTCCTCATTTAGACCCAGCAGCAGGACTCAGTCACGGTCTAAGCAGTCTGAAAGAGGAGGGCACAGGCCAAGATGGAGCTTCAGTAAAACATGAG CGTGCTGGATCCCGACCTACTGTGGAGTCTGTCGCAGTCCAAGCCCCAGAGGGAAGCCTTGTTGCTGAGCACCAGAGGCAGATAGATCCTCTGTCTGCCACACAAGCTAAGGCCAAAT TGTCTCATTGGGATCAAGGCAGTCGAAGTGCAGACCACCGATCCCTCCAGGATCAAGCTTCCACaccttttctctccatctcccagAGTGGACGCTGCTCCCCGAGGCCTGACCCAAGCCTAGCTCAGCCAGGAGAGTGGTTACCAGGGTTAGATGCTTCTAGAGGTGGGGTGCCTGGTTTGGAAAACTTGCAGGCAGATGGCACCAGCTGCTCTGGTccagccagcagcagcaccggCACAGACACACCCTGCTTCCGACCTGGATTTGGCTCTGACGAGACCAGCAATGAAGATGACGATAGCTCTTTCCCTTTCCTGGACCAGGAGCCTGAGAACCAGAGCTCCAATCAGAACTCGGTACAGGGTCAGGGTGTGGGGCAAAGGGAGGCTCAGCAGGATCAGCCACAGGCTCCCTCTAGTGAGTCACCATGGAGACCCAGAGAAGACAGGGGTGGGAGAGGCCCCATTAATCACACAAGGCGGGTCTCAACTTTTGGCAGCAGAGACCCTCTCAGACCGCAGTCCAATTCACAGTCACTCACACTACGACACGCAAACAATCTCAGCCACCCGCCAGCTCCCAGCGGAGGGAACGGACGACCTTACACCTGTCCATATTGCACCAAGTGTTTCACCTACCCCTCCCACCAGCGCAGACACCTTTTACGCCACACAGGAGTCAGACTGCATCCCTGTCAGTTCTGTGACAAGAGCTTCCTCACCCCCTCTGAGCTTACTGttcacactcgcacacacacaggtgagcgGCCTTTTGGCTGCACACAGTGCGGTAAACGTTTTGCCCGCAGCGGGAACTTGAGAGCCCACCAACGGGATGTTCACATGGGGAAGAGGCCCTTTGCTTGCACAGAGTGTGGGAAGAGGTTTGCCCACAGGGGGAACCTTAGGGTGCACAATCACAGAGTCCACCAAGGAGATCCCTACTACATGGATGATCAGCAGGAGCCAGACATCGGCCCTAACCCTATTTAA